A single window of Callithrix jacchus isolate 240 chromosome 6, calJac240_pri, whole genome shotgun sequence DNA harbors:
- the LOC100398950 gene encoding akirin-1: MACGATLKRPMEFEAALLSPGSPKRRRCAPLPGPTPGLRPPDAEPPPPPFQTQTPPPSLQQPAPPGSERRLPTPEQIFQNIKQEYSRYQRWRHLEVVLNQSEACASESQPHSSALTAPSSPGSSWMKKDQPTFTLRQVGIICERLLKDYEDKIREEYEQILNTKLAEQYESFVKFTHDQIMRRYGTRPTSYVS; the protein is encoded by the coding sequence ATGGCGTGTGGGGCGACGCTGAAGCGGCCCATGGAGTTCGAGGCAGCGCTGCTGAGCCCCGGCTCCCCGAAGCGGCGGCGCTGCGCCCCTCTGCCAGGCCCCACTCCGGGCCTCAGGCCCCCGGACGccgagccgccgccgccgccgtttCAGACGCAGACCCCACCGCCGAGTCTGCAGCAGCCCGCCCCGCCCGGCAGCGAGCGGCGCCTTCCAACTCCGGAGCAAATTTTTCAGAACATAAAACAAGAATATAGTCGTTACCAGAGGTGGAGACATTTAGAAGTTGTTCTTAATCAGAGTGAAGCTTGTGCCTCAGAAAGTCAACCTCACTCCTCAGCACTCACAGCACCTAGCTCTCCAGGTTCCTCATGGATGAAGAAGGACCAGCCCACCTTTACCCTCCGACAAGTTGGAATAATATGTGAGCGTCTCTTAAAAGACTATGAAGATAAGATTCGGGAGGAATATGAGCAAATCCTCAATACCAAACTAGCAGAACAATATGAATCTTTTGTGAAATTCACACATGATCAGATTATGCGACGGTATGGGACAAGGCCAACAAGCTATGTGTCCTGA